A genome region from Magnolia sinica isolate HGM2019 chromosome 8, MsV1, whole genome shotgun sequence includes the following:
- the LOC131254386 gene encoding F-box only protein 8-like yields the protein MRIACSSMSKEVHVGRSFTWPNIREAKPLIYIRQEIQSLLDTNSFYGEYFKIKEDSSEEEIKEIVPKKKLKKIAPKKKLKEIVPKKKLKKTVPILPDDVIILILSKLPVKSLLRFRCVSRLWSSLIFDPYFIEQHRFEHANQDPNLLLLDRDRRIFSNFSLDIGTGTQEIYVLPKAVPKNWFSLSYCCHGLFLLSEYYKIHVCNPATRELITLPQASQHISFYVNPIQHAGLGYDDVAKQYKIVRFFNPSSDTSLYHMECEIFTLGRSDSWRRVCSIPYSLAAYPPAFVNGALYWKIETYSLMDIYTLIISFNLRDEKISVIPHPTSCSDPNKNQCCMRVVQLGGCLGLTDSSIKPLMDIWMLQDYTKHIWIKTYSINLETMYGYVNEVCIVYALAIHSNGYVSIYMNEESAGISQFSFYDPRTNTIINVEGCQSLFFLSAAYAESLIQLRRR from the coding sequence GTGAAGCAAAACCTCTCATATACATAAGACAGGAGATTCAGTCATTGTTAGACACAAATTCGTTTTATGGCGAGTACTTCAAAATTAAGGAAGATAGTTCCGAAGAAGAAATTAAAGAGATAGTTCcaaaaaagaaattaaagaagATAGCTCCGAAGAAGAAATTAAAGGAGATAGTTCCGAAAAAGAAATTAAAGAAGACAGTTCCGATTCTCCCTGATGATGTCATCATTCTTATACTCTCCAAGCTTCCGGTAAAGTCGCTCTTACGATTTAGGTGTGTCTCCAGACTTTGGAGCTCATTGATCTTTGATCCATATTTCATTGAACAACACCGTTTTGAACATGCAAATCAAGATCCTAATCTTTTACTTCTGGACCGAGATCGTCGCATCTTCTCTAATTTTTCCTTGGACATAGGAACAGGAACACAGGAAATCTATGTGTTACCAAAGGCCGTTCCTAAAAATTGGTTTTCTTTATCATATTGTTGTCATGGCTTGTTCCTTCTCTCCGAGTACTACAAAATTCATGTATGTAATCCCGCTACTCGAGAATTGATAACATTGCCACAAGCCAGTCAACACATCTCTTTTTATGTAAATCCAATTCAGCATGCTGGTTTAGGATATGATGATGTCGCCAAACAATATAAGATTGTCCGGTTCTTTAATCCTAGCTCCGACACATCTCTATACCATATGGAATGTGAAATCTTTACACTGGGTCGCTCGGATTCATGGCGAAGAGTTTGTAGCATCCCTTATTCACTTGCCGCTTACCCACCCGCTTTCGTAAATGGCGCCTTGTATTGGAAGATTGAAACCTACTCTCTCATGGATATATACACATTAATCATTTCATTCAATCTCAGAGATGAGAAGATTAGTGTAATCCCTCATCCTACGTCTTGTTCGGATCCCAACAAGAATCAATGTTGTATGCGGGTGGTGCAACTAGGAGGGTGCCTGGGTCTAACAGATAGTTCGATAAAGCCGTTGATGGATATATGGATGTTACAAGACTACACCAAACACATTTGGATTAAAACATATAGCATCAATCTGGAAACCATGTATGGATATGTCAATGAAGTCTGTATTGTTTATGCTTTAGCCATCCACAGCAATGGATATGTTtctatatatatgaatgaagaaaGTGCGGGTATATCACAATTTTCCTTCTACGATCCCCGGACCAACACCATCATCAATGTTGAAGGCTGCCAATCGTTATTTTTCTTGTCTGCTGCCTACGCTGAAAGCCTGATCCAACTGAGGAGAAGATAA
- the LOC131254387 gene encoding putative F-box/kelch-repeat protein At1g12870: protein MASTSKLRKIVPKKKLKKIAPILPDDVIILILSKLPVKSLLRYRCVSRLWSSLIFDPYFIEQHRFEHANQDPNLLILDRDHHIFSNFSLAVGTQEIYVLPKAVPKNWFSLSYCRHGLFLLSEYYKIHVCNPATRELITLPQASQQFSFHLNPIQHVGLGYDDVAKQYKIVRFFNPNPDTSLYHMECEIFTLGLSDSWRRVCSIPYPLATYPPAFVNGALYWKIETYFLMDIPTLIISFNLRDEKISVIPLPMCCSDPNKNQCCMRVVQLGGCLGLTDSSTKPLMDIWMLQDYTKHIWIKTYSINLKPCMDMSMKSLLFML from the coding sequence ATGGCGAGTACTTCAAAATTAAGGAAGATAGTTCCGAAAAAGAAATTAAAGAAGATAGCTCCGATTCTCCCTGATGATGTCATCATTCTTATACTCTCCAAACTTCCGGTAAAGTCGCTCTTACGATATAGGTGTGTCTCCAGACTTTGGAGCTCATTGATCTTTGATCCGTATTTCATTGAACAACACCGTTTTGAACATGCAAATCAAGATCCTAATCTTTTAATTCTGGACCGAGATCATCACATCTTCTCTAATTTTTCCTTGGCCGTGGGAACACAGGAAATCTATGTGTTACCAAAGGCCGTTCCTAAAAATTGGTTTTCTTTATCATATTGTCGTCATGGCTTGTTCCTTCTCTCCGAGTACTACAAAATTCATGTATGTAATCCCGCTACTCGAGAATTGATAACATTGCCACAAGCCAGTCAACAATTCTCTTTTCATCTAAATCCAATTCAACATGTTGGTTTAGGATATGATGATGTCGCCAAACAATATAAGATTGTCCGGTTCTTTAATCCTAACCCTGACACATCTCTATACCATATGGAATGTGAAATCTTTACACTGGGTCTCTCGGATTCATGGAGAAGAGTTTGTAGCATCCCTTATCCACTTGCCACTTACCCACCCGCTTTCGTAAATGGTGCCTTGTATTGGAAGATTGAAACCTACTTTCTCATGGATATACCCACATTAATCATTTCATTCAATCTCAGAGATGAGAAGATTAGTGTAATCCCTCTTCCTATGTGTTGTTCGGATCCCAACAAGAATCAATGTTGTATGCGGGTGGTGCAACTAGGAGGGTGCCTGGGTCTAACAGATAGTTCGACAAAGCCGTTGATGGATATATGGATGTTACAAGACTACACCAAACACATTTGGATTAAAACATATAGCATCAATCTGAAACCATGTATGGATATGTCAATGAAGTCTTTATTGTTTATGCTTTAG